accacctcggtgacttcagcctggttgatgaaagagtccaaccccgagtccccagcttctgtttccaccaaggaatgcgtgatggcaggattgaggagatcctcgaagtactccttccaccgcccgataatgtccccaaaGTAAAAGTCACACAACACAACTGTAAATTACATGACAAAACTGATGAAGTTCAGACAGAAGATTGTCCCAGGCATCAGGTGCCAAAAACCCCAGAGGTTTCTTTCCCCAGTTCAGTTGGAAACGCCATTTTCAAAATGTCTGTTGCATGAACAATTATTATTTCCTGGTTTCTTTAACAAAAGGCTTACAAATCAAGAAATAATTTACCCAGAATGTTATTGCATGCAAACACTTACTAATGACTGAGGTGGTGAGTATGAGTGGATGACCAGTTCACATTACTGTTGAAAATATGATGATGAGTGAGAACACCACAGTTGGGAATAATGTCATTGCCCTGTGACTTACACTAAAGACAAAGACCGTTAACAGATGCATTCACATTCCGTTTATCTCGGTGGTCaacaaaaaggtcaaaggtttccattattttataataaaagaaaagcagagCCTAATTCTTGTTCTTCAACTTGTTTAAAGGTGTTCTCCTTTAAAGACAACAGCAGAGAAGTGAAAAGCTGAATCCAGAATGCTTTGtgttaattatttataaatagagTAAACATTTAAGGGCCAAGAATTTAACCTAGTGGAACACCCCCATTGACATGTAATAAATTGGATCTTATTCTCCTGAGTTCGACCTGTGAAATAATTTCCCAACCATCCAGCAGCTTGTTTAGACAAAACTAATATTTAATCCATTCAGTTAAAATCAAGTGATCAGCAGCATCAAAGAACGATGTGAACTTGTAATTGTTTAAATTGGCCACACCAGCTGCTTTAGGGAGATTAAGGAGCTGGCCATGTTTGTTGCAGGAGCTGAATGGCCTCTGTTGTAGCAGTGAAAACTGAGAAGCGACCAGCAGCTGATTCTCAGGATGCAGAGTCGAATGCTAAAAAGCCCAGGTAAGCTCAGGTGCACCTGCACACTGTTTCTATTACACATTCAGGATTTTTCAGCAGAGCTGATTAAAATCTTTGCTAATCCTAAATGAAGGTAGGTTTTAGTTACATGTTCCATGCTAGCAGGCTGGAAAATGCTTTGTTTAACCTTCATGCTGTCAGAGGGATTTGGGAAGCACCATATTTGGAACTGTCATCTATCCATCTCTGCCTGCCCCAAAGGAAACTGCTGCCCAGCCTAAAGACCAAGCGAGCCCCCGAGCTTGTCCTGGTGATTGGCACCGGGGTGAGCTCTGCGGTAGCTCCGCAGGTTCCTGCTCTACGCTCTTGGAAAGGGCTTATCCAGGCCCTTCTTGACGCAGCCAATGACTTTGacctgctggaggaggaggagagccgGCGTTTCCAGAAGCACATGCAGGAAGACAAGAATTTGGTGCATGTGGCCCATGACCTCATTCAGAAACTTTCTCCGGTAAGAACGTCTGAGTCTTATTTCCTTCCTCCCTTTGCTAAATCTCTGTTTTGCACATGTAGGACTGTAAACACTGCCGCTGACCTTTCCTGAACCAGGGACATTCTGTTTTTACTTCCACAGATTCATGTCCAATCATTGTATCTCTACCTTCTTAAAGAACTTTATGTCATTACAAAGGgttgttggatttcttttattcaacatGGTCAACACTAACAGACATTATAGACATTTTATCTAGTGTACGTAATTGAGgtttggaggttttctgggcACGTCCCACTAGGAGGAGACCCTGGGGAAAAAACAGAgcttgctggagggactatatataTCCCGTCTGGCCTGGAAACaccttgggatcccccagaatgagctggttGTTGtcgctggggagagggacgtctgtggttccctcctggacctgtcGCGGCCGCGATCTGATCTCGGATAAGCGTAAAatgatgaatagatggatggaaggttaaCAGGTTAAGTGTGTCTGAAATACAGCTCTGTGCAAATATTTTAAACCTTCATGTGATTTCATTGTTTGCTTCCAAAGATTTAGCTTTTCTTGGAACCTTGTGTTGAGTGACCAATGATCAGTAGTTCTCCAGGTTTTGTGAAGGTCTACCTGGTTTTTGTTTAGACGTTTTTGATCATCTATTCGATGGCAATGTTTCATCCTAGaattttttgggggatttttgaAAACACttctgctaaaataatattttatcttcgTCAAACAATGTTATAACTGCAATAATTCAGTAATTGAAGTAATGAAATGTTAACCTACTAACGTTTTGTTGAACAATGCTTTTAAcaaagatctgttttaaaatcagTTCTTTGCTATTGAGTCAAACGTGTTATAGGTAACACTAGTGGGTCTCTTGGGTTTATGAGCCTTTTTATGACAGAATGATTCATAGGTCAGGGTTAAAATGGCTTAACAAACGCAAAAGTGTTCTTCTGATGTCATTTACTGGagtgtaaataaaaaagttaaatgaaaaCGTTTTAAATGAACTTTAGAAAGGTAGAAGAAATAATACTCAAGGTGAGAAGTAAGTCTGGCTTTTTGGAAGGAAAGAAATCTGGGATTATGTGTTGGGATGAAGGATATGGAACATGCCACTTTGCAGTGATGGCACCATCttgtttaattgtatttttcatattaaaaacTAACTATGCCATTTTTGCCATGAAACCTTAATATTTGATATTAATCTCCTAGTGGCCAGACAATTATTAGCAGAACTGTGTATGCTGCAGTGTCAAATGCATAGCAAAGCTATGGTGGAGGATTATTTTCGTATGATATTGTCTTTTCATATAATAAGTAAAATATGGATAAATAACAACTCTCAGCAGATAATGCTTAAATCCAGACTAGATGGTCTCAAAAGGTGAAGCTAAGGTCTAATCTCAGAGGGGCCAATACAAAAGCTAATTTCTACTGTCTGAAATCAATTCTCAACAGTCACAGGAGTTTATGCAAGCGCTATTTTACGAACCTTTAAACGGTCAGTGCATTGGATGAGTTATGAGTTAGTGCACTGAAGAGAGTTATCTACTGCAGGCGAGACACTAACtgcttatttctgcttttagcagaacctcacttcaaaaattCTGAACTAAGTTATATGACCTTAGAATGGCCCCTAATATTTAATTTCATACATCCcttatttgtgttgttttaggcTTCTGGACAAAGATGGTGAAAGGAAACTGCTCTATTGACTCTAGAAATAGAAAGTATCTAATGTCATTTCCTGCGGCTTTGGCGGCGTCTGTGTTTTTGAGGCCAATAAACAGACTGACGTTTGTATCAAATAGGAGATGTTCAGTTCAAGCAGACACACTTGATTTGGCCTGCAAGTTGCATCAATAGTACTATGAAACCATGGAAATGTATATCCATATGCGTGACATAAACAAGGTTTTCAGttaattaaaatcttaaaacattTCCCATGTGGGCACCAATCAAAGTCACATCAATTCCATAAATATTCCTGCTATCCAATCATGACGTGACATTACAATTTGACCGTTTGTACCTGTACAGGAATTCGCATTCTTTTCGAGACAAAACAGACACATTTTTGGAAGGTGGCtcataaaaatgatttaattccTGTTCTTAAACTGATTGCTGCAGCTTTTATGAGTTTGGGCTGTTATTAATAAATCAGTGAAACAttcaggaggggaaaaaaaccaTGGGATTCACATACAACAGAACCGGTCTGGTCTGGTCTGGAGCGGGGCTGGCAGATGGGAGTCTTAATACCGTTTGCCTCCTGTGTTAGTCATGTCTCACCGCACCTTTGACATTGATAAAAACATGCTTTGTTTCAGCCCTCTGCCTGTCGGGACAAAGGGAACAAACAGCGCTTTTATGGCTTTATCCGTTGTGTTTATTTCGATCCACAGTCGCGCGGACACCAGCCCACTCCCATTGGCCGCAGACACAGTGGGGTCCAGAACAGCGGGTCGgagggaaggaaaaaacaaaaaaacaaacatggaatAATGAGAACCAGAACTGCCTCCCCCAGCCCATTCCTCCCCTCCTGTAGCCCAGATTTTCTGTCCAGACAGATTTAAAGCTTCACCTATGACTACAGTGGGTTATAGTAGAGCATGTGAACATGAACTAACTCcattcacaaaacacatgcagATAGTTCATCTTGTTTCATTGAACTTTCACTCTTCTTTGGCGCAGTAATCCTCTGCAAGAGTTGCCTTTAGAGAAAGACGTCATACTAAATTAAACCTATTTTTTCAACGGTGTTTTACCGTTTCCATAAACTGCAGACTTTATGATAACAACTTGTCCTTGGAATGCTTGTATGTGTCTGGGTGTGAGACACCTGGCTCATGGCCTGTTGGCGGTTTAATCCACTTTCATGGATTTGTGTATCGGCCAAGTTTCTGTGCTCTGTAGAAGTAATGAGTGTACCGTAATCTGATGGGAAAACTCTTGCTTTCATTATTAATCCTTTCACACTTTCTGCCTTAGCAACAGCAAAGGTCTTAAGGCATGTCCTGTTtcaaacaagaaagaaaatgttcatTCATCTGTCATTGCTTATTGCTTAATTCTCATCTATTATGTTTGACATATTTGTTCAAATAGTGAAATATATATCTGCTGAAAGCAACCAGTGGGGCTTCTTTGTGACTGAAAGATCATTTTATCACTTTGGGATGGATATTATAAATTTAAAGAAGCAGGGCTATTTACTTGTTCTTTAGTTGGTTATTACATAAGCAGCGAGTCAGCCCAAGGACAGGAGTGATCAGGATGGGTGCTGTGGACACTAGCTGTGGATAATGAGCTTCTTCCTATGGAAAGGACTCCTGCTGTTTAACCCATTAGAGCAGTAATCAGTGGAAGTCAGGGCAGCATTTCCTTCCAGTCTCAGATCACCTTGGTCACAGCTCAAGTCTTTGCTATTCTTAGTTACCAGCATCTTCCTCACTCTTTGTTTTTTGGGTGTTACAACACCCTCAGCAAGATTAAGACCAGACTTATGCCACACAGTGACAGGACATAATCTTTAAGCAGAATAATGCGGTGAGTTGCTGCTCAAGTAACTGAGGAAAGGATCAGAGAGGGGAATGGAGTGTTGGACTCATACAGATGTTTTAAGGTCCAACACACAACTATGCATTACCAGGGTTAATATGCAGCCTGAAGAGTCTGGaattttaaatattgaaaacattgaaaacatttgtatttctaGACTTTATTCCCCACCCTAGTGTTAAATTGTATTGTCAATCCAGCTGTCCATTTGTCCACCATCCTTACATCCATTTACAATCTATGGTTTTAGCAGATTCAATACTAAAAGCCTGACCCCTGTAAAAATATCTGCAGTAATCTTCTAGTGATCTTCTGAAATGGATTGAGAACTgtgaaaaaattaattaatccCATTTTCGTAGAAcacaaaatcaaacatctttttacCTTTTACTTCCtcgtttttctattttttcttcCTACACTGTAAACTGGGTTGCACGGTGGCgcggttggtagcactgttgccttgcagcaaggtgGTCCTgagttcgactcctggccgggggtctttctgcattgagtttgcatgttctccccatgcatgcctgggttctcactgggtattctggcttcctcccacagtccaaagacatgcctgttaggttaattggtctctgtgTGAATGTACCCCTACTTACTTCTGAGTAGTTCTGATCGATCTTGTTCTGATGCCATATTTGCcatatgaaaatatatatatttttggcaCTAGGGTTAAGGTCTGTCTTCACCACTCGGTGTTTAAATTGAATGGTGAAGTACCTAGGGCAcagaaattctttttttttttgtttaatgaatgataattttattttgatgtgatctattttttttttttacctgctcaaaaacaaactaaacaccCAATGTTTCAGTGAAACTAATGAAGTTGTCAGATTTTTGCGGGAAAGGGATCTGTCAATCATTGTAGACCCAAAATATAAGAAGGATATCACAAATATGTGTTATTAAAAGAACAACACAGAatttacaggtttttttttttttttcgtgtaGATTGTTTCCTATTTattatgttttgaaagaaaaataaaattgccATATTTACCCAGGTTTAATGTATGGGTGGGCTCCAATctgcttttgaataaaagctGCTCTATGTTTGTGGTCATATTTAGTATATAATTTGAATTAAGCAAAACACCTGGTTAATAATAGACACATACTTTATATTAAACcgattttcttccattttaatatttcagtttgttagTAAAACTATTGCTGTTAAAAGTGCATGTACAGCATTCGCTGGCAGGGccaatttgtttcattttttttaaattctgattAAATACCGCACAAAATCATTCTAAGGACTGAAAATGGCCCAGGGGCCGTAGTTTAGACACCCCTGGTTTAGATCACTTCAGTCTTTGAGAACTTTGAAACATTTCTATAACTTGGCTCATTTGACAATGAATAAGACACTTTATCTGGGTTTGTTTTGACATTGTAGCCAAGCCAGCTGACTTAAGcggcatgcacacacactcacacacacgcatatacaggtccttctcacaatattagcatattgtgataaagttcattattttccataatgtcatgatgaaaatttaacattcatatattttagattcattgcacactaactgaaatatttcaggtcttttattgttttaatacggatgattttggcatacagctcatgaaaacccaaaattcctatctcacaaaattagcatatcattaaaagggtctctaaacgagctatgaacctaatcatctgaatcaacgagttaactctgaacacctgcaaaagattcctgaggcctttaaaactcccagcctggttcatcactcaaaactccaatcatgggtaagactgccgacctgactgctgtccagaaggccactattgacaccctcaagcaagagggtaagacacagaaagacatttctgaacaaataggctgttcccagagtgctgtatcaaggcacctcagtgggaagtctgtgggaagaaaaaagtgtggcagaaaacgctgcacaacaagaagaggtgaccggaccctgaggaagattgtggagaagggccgattccagaccttgggggacctgcggaagcagtggactgagtctggagtagaaacatccagagccaccgtgcacaggcgtgtgcaggaaatgggctacaggtgccgcattccccaggtcaagccacttttgaaccagaaacagcagcagaagcgcctgacctgggctacagagaagcagcactggactgttgctcagtggtccaaagtacttttttcggatgaaagcaaattctgcatgtcattcggaaatcaaggtgccagagtctggaggaagactggggagaaggaaatgccaaaatgccagaagtccagtgtcaagtacccacagtcagtgatggtctggggtgtcgtgtcagctgctggtgttggtccactgtgttttatcaagggcagggtcaatgcagctagctatcaggagattttggagcacttcatgcttccatctgctgaaaagctttatggagatgaagatttcatttttcagcacgacctggcacctgctcacagtgccaaaaccactggtaaatggtttactgaccatggtatcactgtgctcaattggcctgccaactctcctgacctgaaccccatagagaatctgtgggatattgtgaaaagaacattgagagactcaagacccaacactctggatgagctaaaggccgctatcgaagcatcctgggcctccataagacctcagcagtgccacaggctgattgcctccatgccacgccgcattgaagcagtcatttctgccaaaggattcccgaccaagtattgagtgcataactgcacatgattatttgaaggttgacgttttttgtattaaaaacacttttcttttattggtcggatgaaatatgctaattttgtgagataggaattttgggttttcatgagctgtatgccaaaatcatccgtattaagacaataaaagacctgaaatatttcagttagtgtgcaatgaatctaaaatatatgaatgttaaattttcatcatgacattatggaaaataatgaactttatcacaatatgctaatattttgagaaggacctgtagacgaACACTACTGCTGCAAACTGCAACCAGGGGCTTTTCCTCACACTCAGCAATTTGGAGGAAAACAGTTAAGAAAATGATTAGGTTCATTAGTCGCGACAGCCCTACATGCTGATAAAGTAAAGCAGTGTGCTGATCATCATAAGGAAATGCCTACCAAAAATAGCTTCTTATCTAAACTTGCCCATATCCTTTGTCTGAGCATTCctcaaaaagattaaaacagctgATAATGTAACAGGCCAAGGTAGGTAGAGCAGTCAAAGATTGTACTCAAGAGTATAATTACTTTAGTATATTTTTACTTAAATAGAAGTAAAAAGTAACCATCAAAAAAATTACTCAAGAGTGACGAAGTATTTGGTAAACAGGCTACTCAAGTACTGAGTAAATGTTTGATCATAAAATTTGATTTAATGTGTGAAAACAATGTACAATTATGTGcaaattctggtattttaaagaataatgtttaaatataaaGGTTGTGTAACCAGTACTTACAGGAGATGATGTATATATTTTAGAACAGTGCAAATTACGTCCTGTGGCACAATATACACTATTTACTGTTAATTCACTTGACCTCCCAAAGGCACAGCAGAtagaaaataacaataaaacaaagaagtgTCACATTAACAGAAACTGTGTAGATCTTGTGAATGTCTGGTTAAAACATCCTTGTTCTTCATTCAGTCAAGTAACTGGATGTGGGTACATTAgctgaatatttaaaatgatattactcaagtaaaagtaaaatgtatgctgcagtaaaactactcaTAGGACATACttattaaaacaagtaaatgtaactagttGCTACCCATCTCTGCAGGAGAACTCGTATTTAACTTGTAGGGTGCCGTATGTACTTTTTgaaaagacattttttagaAAGTGCTATGAATGATGCGTCATTCTGTTATGTTTCCTAGAGGACGGGAAATGTGCGATCCACGTTCTTCAAAGACTGTCTGTACGAGGTGTTTGACGACTTGGAGTGCAAGATGGAGCACGCAGGGAAACATCTCCTGCGATCGGTGCTGCAGTTGATGGAGAGCGGCGCGCTGGTGCTCACCACCAACTTCGACAACCTGCTGGAGATCTACGCAGCCCACCAAGACACCAAACTGGAGTCTTTAGACCTGACAGATGAGAAGAAGGTAAACTCTGCTTCGATGGTTTTGTGCCACTAATTGATCTTTCCTGTAACAATGCATGATGTCAGCTTTTTTCTCAAACAAGTGCAAAGGTCACTTAATCATGCGCAGCAGTAAGCAGTGAGTTCTACTTTACTATATAAGTCTCCTAAGGTAGCTTAAAATAATGACCTTTAACAAATTCAGGTTTGGATATACATCTTATTATTGCTCACGCTATAAAATGCTTGAAAAAGCAAGTTTCTGCCCAAACATGATGTTGAAATTGCATACAGAAGTGACAAACTTCCCATTTGTGACATTGCATGTAAATCAAGTTCCTTGATGGCTGCTTTAGGGGAAACAAAGATAAGCCCT
This genomic window from Girardinichthys multiradiatus isolate DD_20200921_A chromosome 18, DD_fGirMul_XY1, whole genome shotgun sequence contains:
- the fam118b gene encoding protein FAM118B, giving the protein MASVVAVKTEKRPAADSQDAESNAKKPRKLLPSLKTKRAPELVLVIGTGVSSAVAPQVPALRSWKGLIQALLDAANDFDLLEEEESRRFQKHMQEDKNLVHVAHDLIQKLSPRTGNVRSTFFKDCLYEVFDDLECKMEHAGKHLLRSVLQLMESGALVLTTNFDNLLEIYAAHQDTKLESLDLTDEKKVLEWAQEKRRLSVLHIHGVYTNPCGIVLHPAGYQNVLRNTEVMREIQNLYETKSFVFLGCGRTVDDTTFQALFLEAVKHKSDLEHFMLVRREDVGEFKKLRDNMLDKGIKVISYGDEYADLPEYFERLANEICNRDVSTNGWGSPSQNAEEQQNGFSTQKNLLQG